A single Carassius carassius chromosome 3, fCarCar2.1, whole genome shotgun sequence DNA region contains:
- the pamr1a gene encoding inactive serine protease PAMR1: protein MLFPSGQLAVSAGRWMSPKCGYHAGSLPIFLYLLQLLGTGASWPNVFRSQEDKCPGPQWNAMCRTCCEYEQISCKCPSQGTKVGYAVPCCRNVLDECDPCILHQGCNIFDNCKTCNNGTWQAKDDFYIRGRYCTSCRRGWSGGDCLTCGEVIQRPHGHVTLESYPINAKCEWTLQVGQGATMELRISTISLESDHSCQYDYVEVRDGDSPKSPVIGRYCGDESPLPIRSSGNSLHIRFVSDGYNNYDGFFGTFQEVSGKAPPLCATPKKPTQGDLFLRYKEGDILTSVQYLCYKPYKLKGASQRACLPNGTWSGSAPVCIKEVTIKACPPPPTQFHNGYVTEVSGSDGRIKYVEFFCNNTYILSGDSKRTCQKNGTWSGSQPLCVRACREPKVSKLVQQKVSKIQPPSRKSPVHKLYSASSQGGTEADTLEKAFSVFGDLPPTFHHVYTSIEYECVSALYKHSGSARRTCLKTGKWSGRHFSCSPVCGKLPAASPQNFTEIHWPWHAAIFTRLYNASPLMARTKRRGDTFAIDEEEEGEEDKEWIKKDQRWQLVCSGALVNQHWVVVAAHCVTEPGQTEALSTDDLNVVMGKHYLSDLSENKRLQHIQISQIFIHPNYDPHVLDSDLAVLKLVDKARISEYVSPVCLPYRQGGEVTAKQAFLTGWPVAGQDRAHTDSEAARTGLIELADVVKCERQFSIYGVPISMTDNMLCGRQHPLSPSMTCPSETGGIILSLSADSQPTLGLEPFPPSSRSEDADSHHAWELLGLVSFGYDLQGCNPDLYTIYTRVANFKNWIEKNIT, encoded by the exons ATGCTCTTTCCCTCAGGCCAGCTGGCTGTGAGCGCAGGGAGATGGATGTCCCCTAAGTGTGGATACCATGCTGGTTCACTCCCTATCTTTCTTTATCTTCTTCAGCTTTTAGGCACTGGAGCATCTTGGCCCAATG TATTTAGGTCGCAGGAGGATAAATGTCCCGGCCCACAGTGGAACGCCATGTGCCGTACCTGCTGTGAGTATGAGCAGATTTCATGTAAATGCCCATCTCAGGGAACGAAAGTGGGCTACGCCGTACCCTGCTGTCGAAACGTTTTGGATGAGTGTGACCCCTGCATCCTTCACCAGG GCTGCAACATTTTTGATAACTGCAAGACTTGCAACAATGGCACCTGGCAGGCCAAGGATGATTTCTACATTCGAGGCAGGTACTGCACATCGTGTCGTCGAGGGTGGTCTGGTGGAGACTGTCTCA cATGTGGAGAAGTTATACAGAGACCACATGGTCATGTGACTTTAGAAAGTTATCCAATCAATGCCAAATGTGAATGGACACTACAGGTTGGCCAAGGAGCAACAATGGAACTCAG GATTTCAACGATTAGCCTGGAATCTGACCACAGTTGTCAATATGACTATGTAGAGGTGCGGGATGGGGACAGTCCAAAGTCGCCTGTGATTGGCAGATACTGTGGGGATGAAAGCCCTTTACCAATCAGAAGTTCTGGAAACTCTCTGCATATCCGTTTTGTGTCAGATGGCTACAATAACTATGATGGGTTTTTTGGTACTTTCCAGGAAGTCTCag GTAAAGCACCACCTCTCTGTGCAACCCCCAAGAAGCCAACACAAGGAGATCTCTTTCTGCGGTACAAGGAAGGTGACATCCTCACCTCGGTTCAATATCTGTGCTATAAACCATACAAGCTCAAGGGAGCTTCTCAGCGGGCATGCCTTCCCAATGGCACTTGGAGTGGTAGCGCTCCTGTATGCATAAAGG AAGTGACCATAAAAGCCTGTCCACCTCCTCCAACACAATTCCACAATGGATACGTCACTGAGGTTTCAGGCTCTGATGGCAGAATTAAATATGTTGAATTTTTCTGCAACAATACATATATTCTCAGCGGAGACTCAAAAAGAACATGCCAGAAGAATGGGACCTGGAGTGGCAGTCAGCCCCTGTGTGTCAGAG CTTGTAGAGAACCTAAAGTTTCTAAACTTGTGCAGCAGAAGGTCTCGAAGATCCAACCTCCTTCAAG GAAAAGTCCAGTCCACAAGCTGTACTCTGCATCTAGTCAGGGAGGGACTGAAGCAGACACACTGGAGAAAGCCTTTTCTGTTTTTGGAGATTTGCCACCAACTTTCCACCATGTGTACACCAGCATAGAATATGAGTGTGTTTCAGCGCTTTACAAGCATTCTGGTAGTGCACGCCGCACATGTCTGAAGACTGGAAAGTGGAGTGGTCGCCATTTCTCCTGTTCACCAG TATGTGGTAAATTGCCAGCTGCCAGTCCCCAGAATTTCACAGAGATTCACTGGCCATGGCATGCTGCCATATTTACCCGTCTGTACAATGCCAGCCCTCTTATGGCAAGGACCAAAAGACGGGGGGACACGTTTGCCatagatgaggaagaggagggagAGGAAGATAAAGAATGGATTAAGAAGGACCAGAGATGGCAGCTGGTCTGCAGCGGGGCTCTGGTCAATCAGCACTGGGTTGTGGTGGCTGCTCATTGTGTGACAGAGCCTGGACAGACTGAAGCGCTCAGTACAGATGATCTAAATGTAGTGATGGGAAAACATTACCTCAGTGACCTTAGCGAGAACAAGAGACTACAGCACATACAG ATCTCTCAGATCTTCATCCATCCGAACTACGATCCACATGTATTAGACTCTGACCTGGCTGTACTGAAGCTAGTGGACAAAGCTCGAATCAGTGAGTATGTGTCCCCTGTGTGCCTGCCATATCGGCAGGGTGGAGAGGTCACTGCAAAGCAGGCCTTTCTCACCGGCTGGCCCGTAGCAGGCCAAGACAGGGCACACACAGACTCTGAGGCCGCCCGGACCGGACTGATAGAATTAGCAGATGTGGTGAAGTGTGAAAGGCAATTCAGTATCTACGGGGTACCGATCAGTATGACTGACAACATGCTATGTGGACGCCAACATCCACTCAGCCCGTCCATGACCTGCCCTTCTGAAACCGGAGGGATTATTCTTTCACTCTCTGCTGATTCTCAACCCACTTTAGGGCTGGAGCCTTTTCCCCCCAGCAGTAGATCAGAAGATGCTGATTCTCATCATGCTTGGGAATTGCTGGGGCTAGTGAGCTTCGGATATGATCTTCAGGGCTGTAATCCAGATTTGTACACTATCTACACACGGGTAGCAAACTTTAAGAACTGGATCGAAAAGAACATTACATAG
- the fjx1 gene encoding four-jointed box protein 1 yields the protein MRFEIMNAAGKVKLCASLFMWLGIVTWIGNVKLHLWFVFVQQSTERDVVLSVANEQVNISKRHAPVNAGWRDGKTFSILDNAIEHRVFWSAWLDGLSTRVFDVEHERKWREQVRDARVVVLEAGCGRPTNRLATFADGTRACVRYGIDADQVLGETLSYYLAELLGISNLPPLALSKLNLSSEQWASVRGDIEALEWSPNAIVSLTEFIPDVTGVFIPLHLRKQQGASLQLSAENVSNVTVTYLVELMQWSDLVIFDYLTANFDRIVSHIFSLQWDARVMERTTNNLLKTINGHLLFIDNEAGLVHGYRVLDLWERYHRLLLGSSCIFRRSTVRRISELKRSGNSAKLLCELYLAREPLARELGSLSEEHALTLQNRIDVVYKHIKQCAEIM from the coding sequence ATGCGTTTTGAAATCATGAACGCCGCCGGAAAGGTGAAATTATGCGCGTCACTTTTCATGTGGCTTGGAATAGTTACCTGGATTGGAAATGTGAAGTTGCATCTTTGGTTCGTATTTGTCCAGCAATCCACTGAACGGGACGTTGTACTTTCTGTTGCAAACGAGCAGGTAAATATTTCTAAAAGACACGCGCCGGTGAACGCAGGATGGCGCGATGGAAAAACTTTTAGTATTCTGGATAACGCGATCGAGCACCGGGTCTTCTGGAGCGCGTGGCTGGATGGTCTCTCCACTCGTGTTTTTGACGTGGAGCACGAGAGGAAATGGAGAGAGCAGGTCCGGGACGCTCGGGTGGTTGTGCTGGAAGCGGGCTGCGGCAGACCCACAAACCGTCTAGCGACCTTCGCCGACGGCACGAGAGCATGCGTGCGATACGGCATCGACGCGGATCAAGTGCTGGGAGAAACGCTCTCGTATTATCTAGCGGAACTGCTTGGGATTTCCAACCTTCCGCCCTTGGCGCTTTCCAAACTGAACTTGTCCAGCGAGCAGTGGGCAAGTGTGCGAGGAGATATCGAGGCGTTAGAGTGGTCGCCAAATGCCATTGTTTCTCTCACTGAGTTTATCCCAGATGTCACTGGAGTGTTTATTCCATTGCATTTGCGGAAACAGCAAGGAGCAAGTCTGCAACTCTCTGCTGAGAATGTATCTAACGTGACTGTAACGTATCTGGTTGAGTTAATGCAATGGAGTGATCTAGTCATATTTGATTATTTAACAGCCAACTTTGATCGAATTGTCAGTCACATTTTCAGTCTCCAGTGGGACGCACGCGTGATGGAGAGGACCACTAATAACCTTCTCAAAACAATCAACGGACATTTGCTTTTTATTGATAACGAGGCAGGGCTTGTTCACGGATACAGAGTGCTTGACTTGTGGGAACGATATCACCGACTACTGCTGGGTTCGTCGTGTATTTTTCGCAGAAGTACAGTCCGGCGTATTTCTGAGTTGAAGCGCTCCGGAAACAGCGCGAAGCTGCTGTGTGAACTGTACCTCGCGAGGGAACCGTTGGCGCGCGAGCTGGGCTCCCTGTCTGAAGAGCACGCGCTTACGTTGCAGAACAGGATTGATGTGGTTTACAAACACATTAAGCAGTGCGCAGAAATCATGTAG